The Geoalkalibacter subterraneus genome contains the following window.
GGGCGCAAACATTTGCGCAAAGTCGATTCCAAGCATGTTCATCTCTTTTTCACCTCCTTTCGCTTTATTTTCGAGGGATTTACCCCTCACGCCCCACCAGCTATTCCGCCAGTGAGGAATAAGAAACTGTCAGATCTGCCGCCGTTTCACGCTCCATCTCTTGCAGGATCTTGCCGGCGGACTTGCCTCGCATCCCTTCGAGAATGGCCACCGCAAGATCCTTTTCCAGGGAGGCGATGACTTCAGCAGCTTTGAAGGGGTCCATCTTTTCGTACATTTTGCTCAGCTCTTTGGCTTTACGGACCTCAGTTTCGTCTTTTTCGGTCAGCATCTGCGCCAGTTCGGCGCGTCGCTGCTCCAGGTCAGCGAGTTTCTTATCGACCTCCTCGCGCAGAGTCTTTAGCTCCATT
Protein-coding sequences here:
- a CDS encoding MotE family protein, yielding MTKRILFLLFLCLFVGSADRIGQADENSTAVSAATVEERRILAELREARQLLQEREQKVAQREMELKTLREEVDKKLADLEQRRAELAQMLTEKDETEVRKAKELSKMYEKMDPFKAAEVIASLEKDLAVAILEGMRGKSAGKILQEMERETAADLTVSYSSLAE